A genomic window from Flavobacterium azooxidireducens includes:
- a CDS encoding DUF2490 domain-containing protein, with the protein MNWIKKSYVLVALFAMISNGYAQNKNEDQANWFAYVGQIKIAEKIGIHVEAQFRLDDNLNYSRQNLFRLGGIYHVNSKLNLALGYGLINTYSPTFDDYFGENRIWQQLVYNHKWKEDKNLMNHRIRVEQRFVDRLGVVNQNTEVVATHYQNRFRYLNRNLIHLSNFKNSNNTLYGIIQSEVFLNIGTNKINSKFFDQNRFFTGLGIHFKEQTRIELGYMNHYLNLSSGSDLMNHTLSFSILQNLSI; encoded by the coding sequence ATGAATTGGATTAAAAAAAGTTACGTTCTAGTAGCACTTTTTGCTATGATTAGTAATGGTTATGCTCAGAATAAAAACGAAGATCAAGCAAACTGGTTTGCTTATGTTGGTCAAATTAAAATTGCTGAAAAAATTGGAATTCATGTCGAAGCTCAGTTTAGGCTAGATGATAATTTAAACTATTCTCGTCAAAATTTATTTAGATTGGGCGGAATCTATCATGTCAATTCAAAGTTGAATTTGGCTTTAGGATATGGTTTAATAAACACATACAGTCCAACTTTTGATGATTATTTTGGTGAAAACAGAATTTGGCAGCAATTGGTTTATAATCATAAATGGAAGGAAGATAAAAATCTAATGAATCATCGAATTCGAGTTGAACAACGATTTGTGGACAGATTGGGAGTAGTTAATCAAAATACAGAGGTTGTAGCTACTCATTATCAAAATCGATTTAGGTATTTAAACAGAAATTTGATTCATTTATCTAACTTTAAAAATTCTAATAATACGTTGTATGGAATAATCCAATCAGAAGTATTTTTGAATATTGGTACAAATAAGATTAATTCCAAATTCTTTGATCAAAACCGATTTTTCACCGGTTTAGGAATTCATTTCAAAGAACAAACCCGAATTGAATTGGGTTATATGAATCATTATTTAAATTTAAGTAGTGGTTCCGATTTAATGAATCATACGCTTTCATTTTCAATTTTGCAAAACCTAAGTATTTAA